One genomic window of Streptococcus mitis includes the following:
- the hslO gene encoding Hsp33 family molecular chaperone HslO encodes MDKIIKTISESGAFRAFVLDSTETVRTAQEKHQTQASSTVALGRTLIASQILAANEKGNTKLTVKVLGSSSLGAIITVADTKGNVKGYVQNPGVDIKKTATGEVLVGPFVGNGQFLVITDYGTGNPYNSMTPLISGEIGEDLAFYLTESQQTPSAVGLNVLLDEEDKVKVAGGFLVQVLPGAKEEEIARFEKRIQEMPAISTLLESEDHIEALLKAIYGDEAYKRLSEEEIRFQCDCSHERFMNALASLPSSDLQEMKEEDHGAEITCQFCQTTYNFDENDLEELIRDKS; translated from the coding sequence ATGGATAAAATTATTAAAACTATATCAGAAAGCGGAGCCTTTCGTGCTTTTGTCCTTGATAGCACAGAAACCGTCCGCACTGCTCAAGAAAAACACCAAACCCAAGCTAGCTCAACTGTAGCGCTTGGTCGAACTCTTATCGCTAGCCAGATTCTCGCAGCCAATGAAAAAGGAAATACTAAACTAACAGTTAAGGTGCTGGGCTCTAGCTCTCTAGGTGCCATTATCACGGTCGCTGATACCAAGGGGAACGTCAAAGGCTATGTTCAAAATCCTGGTGTTGACATCAAAAAGACTGCAACTGGTGAAGTTCTAGTCGGACCTTTTGTTGGAAATGGTCAATTTCTCGTTATCACAGACTACGGTACTGGAAATCCTTACAACTCTATGACTCCCCTCATTTCTGGGGAAATCGGTGAAGACCTGGCCTTTTACCTGACCGAAAGTCAACAAACACCTTCAGCAGTCGGCCTCAATGTCCTTTTGGACGAGGAAGACAAGGTCAAGGTTGCTGGTGGTTTCCTAGTTCAAGTCTTGCCGGGAGCCAAGGAAGAAGAGATTGCTCGCTTTGAAAAACGCATCCAAGAAATGCCAGCTATCTCGACTCTTCTAGAGAGTGAAGACCATATTGAAGCCCTCCTTAAAGCTATCTACGGTGACGAGGCCTACAAGCGTCTTTCTGAAGAAGAAATCCGTTTCCAATGTGACTGTAGTCATGAACGCTTTATGAACGCTCTTGCCAGCCTTCCAAGCTCAGACTTACAGGAAATGAAAGAGGAAGACCACGGGGCAGAAATCACTTGTCAATTCTGCCAGACAACTTACAACTTTGATGAAAACGACCTGGAGGAACTCATTCGTGACAAATCTTAA
- a CDS encoding helix-turn-helix domain-containing protein: MYLGDLMEKAESGQFSILSFLLQESQTTVKAVMEETGFSKATLTKYVTLLNEKALDSGLELTIHLEDENLRLSIGAATKGRDIRSLFLENAVKYQILVYLLYHQQFLAHQLAQELMISEATLGRHLASLNQILSEFDLSIQNGRWRGPEHQIRYFYFCLFRKVWSSQEWEGHMQKPERKQEIATLEEICGASLSSGQKLDLVLWSHISQQRLRVNACQFQVIEEKMRGYFDNIFYLRLHRKAPSFFAGQHLPLGTEDGEMMIFFSFLLSHRILPLHTMEYILGFGGQLADLLTQLIQEMKKEELLGDYTEDHVTYELSQLCGQVYLYKGYILQDRYKYQLENRHPYLLMEHDFKGTAEEIFRALPAFHQGTDLDKKILWEWLQLIEYMAENGGQHMRIGLDLTSGFLVFSRMAAILKRYLEYNRFITIEAYDRTRHYDLLVTNNPIHKKEQTPVYYLKNDLDLEDLAAIRQLLFT, from the coding sequence ATGTATTTAGGAGATTTGATGGAAAAGGCCGAATCTGGCCAATTTTCAATCCTTTCCTTTCTATTACAAGAGTCTCAGACGACCGTCAAGGCTGTAATGGAGGAAACAGGATTTTCAAAAGCAACCCTAACCAAATATGTCACCCTGCTTAATGAAAAGGCTTTGGACAGTGGCTTAGAGCTGACTATTCACTTAGAAGATGAAAATCTGCGTCTGTCAATCGGTGCAGCTACCAAGGGGAGAGATATTCGGAGCTTGTTTTTGGAGAATGCTGTTAAATACCAGATTTTGGTTTATCTTCTCTACCACCAACAGTTTTTAGCTCATCAGCTGGCTCAAGAATTGATGATTAGTGAGGCTACGCTTGGTCGCCACTTAGCTAGCTTAAATCAGATTTTGTCAGAATTTGATTTATCTATTCAAAATGGACGTTGGCGAGGTCCAGAGCATCAGATTCGCTATTTCTATTTCTGTCTTTTTCGCAAGGTCTGGTCGAGTCAGGAATGGGAAGGCCATATGCAGAAACCAGAGAGAAAACAGGAGATTGCTACACTAGAAGAAATTTGCGGTGCAAGCTTGTCTTCGGGTCAGAAATTGGATTTGGTTCTCTGGTCTCACATCAGTCAACAACGTCTCCGGGTCAATGCCTGTCAGTTTCAAGTGATAGAAGAGAAAATGCGAGGGTATTTTGACAATATTTTCTACCTTCGTTTGCATCGAAAGGCTCCGTCCTTTTTCGCTGGACAACACCTTCCTCTAGGAACTGAGGATGGGGAGATGATGATTTTCTTCTCTTTCCTCTTATCTCATCGCATTCTTCCTCTTCATACTATGGAGTATATCCTTGGTTTTGGAGGGCAGTTGGCAGATTTGCTGACGCAATTGATTCAAGAAATGAAGAAGGAGGAGCTGCTGGGGGACTACACAGAGGACCATGTCACCTATGAACTCAGCCAGCTCTGTGGTCAAGTTTATCTATATAAGGGTTATATCTTACAGGACCGCTACAAGTACCAGTTGGAGAATCGTCATCCTTATTTGCTGATGGAACATGATTTTAAGGGAACGGCAGAGGAGATTTTTCGTGCCTTGCCTGCCTTTCATCAGGGGACGGATTTGGATAAGAAGATTCTCTGGGAATGGCTTCAGTTAATCGAATATATGGCTGAAAATGGTGGTCAGCATATGCGGATTGGTCTGGATTTGACATCTGGTTTTCTTGTCTTTTCAAGGATGGCCGCTATTTTAAAACGGTATTTGGAATACAATCGTTTTATTACCATTGAAGCCTATGACCGAACTCGACATTATGATTTGCTGGTTACCAATAACCCGATTCATAAGAAGGAACAGACTCCAGTTTATTATTTAAAAAACGACTTGGATTTGGAAGATTTGGCAGCGATTCGTCAGTTATTATTCACTTAA
- the glpK gene encoding glycerol kinase GlpK: MSQEKYIMAIDQGTTSSRAIIFNKKGEKVSSSQKEFTQIFPQAGWVEHNANEIWNSVQSVIAGAFIESGVKPNQIEAIGITNQRETTVVWDKKTGLPIYNAIVWQSRQTAPLAEQLKSQGYVEKFHEKTGLIIDAYFSATKVRWILDHVEGAQERAEKGELLFGTIDTWLVWKLTDGAAHVTDYSNAARTMLYNIKELKWDDEILEILNIPKAMLPEVRSNSEIYGKTAPFHFYGGEVPISGMAGDQQAALFGQLAFEPGMVKNTYGTGSFIIMNTGEEMQLSENNLLTTIGYGINGKVYYALEGSIFIAGSAIQWLRDGLRMVENSPESEKYARDSHNNDEVYVVPAFTGLGAPYWNQNARGSVFGLTRGTTKEDFIKATLQSIAYQVRDIIDTMQVDAQTAIQVLKVDGGAAMNNFLMQFQADILGIDIARAKNLETTALGAAFLAGLSVGYWKDLDELKLLNETGELFEPSMNESRKEQLYKGWKKAVKATQVFAEVDD; encoded by the coding sequence ATGTCACAAGAAAAATACATCATGGCCATTGATCAGGGAACTACAAGTTCTCGTGCCATCATTTTCAACAAAAAAGGAGAAAAAGTTAGCTCGAGTCAAAAAGAGTTTACCCAGATTTTCCCTCAGGCAGGTTGGGTAGAGCACAATGCCAATGAAATTTGGAACTCTGTTCAGTCAGTTATTGCGGGTGCTTTCATCGAAAGTGGTGTCAAGCCAAATCAAATCGAAGCAATCGGGATTACCAACCAACGTGAAACAACTGTCGTCTGGGATAAGAAAACAGGGCTCCCTATCTACAATGCTATTGTTTGGCAGTCACGCCAGACAGCACCTTTGGCTGAGCAACTAAAAAGTCAAGGTTATGTGGAAAAATTCCATGAAAAGACTGGTTTGATTATCGATGCTTACTTCTCAGCGACTAAGGTTCGTTGGATTTTGGACCATGTAGAAGGCGCTCAAGAGCGAGCGGAAAAAGGGGAATTGCTCTTTGGTACCATCGATACTTGGTTGGTTTGGAAATTGACTGACGGTGCGGCTCACGTGACGGACTACTCAAACGCAGCTCGTACCATGCTTTATAACATTAAAGAACTTAAATGGGATGATGAGATTTTGGAAATCCTCAACATTCCAAAGGCTATGCTTCCGGAAGTTCGTTCTAACTCTGAAATCTACGGTAAGACAGCCCCATTCCATTTCTATGGTGGAGAAGTCCCAATCTCAGGTATGGCTGGGGACCAACAAGCAGCCCTCTTTGGACAGTTGGCCTTTGAACCAGGTATGGTCAAGAATACTTATGGAACAGGTTCTTTCATCATCATGAATACTGGTGAAGAGATGCAGTTGTCTGAGAACAACCTATTAACAACCATTGGTTACGGAATCAACGGCAAGGTTTACTATGCCTTGGAAGGTTCTATCTTCATCGCAGGAAGTGCCATTCAATGGCTTCGTGACGGTCTTCGCATGGTTGAAAATTCACCAGAATCTGAAAAATACGCTCGTGATTCTCACAACAATGATGAAGTTTATGTCGTTCCAGCCTTTACAGGTCTAGGTGCTCCATACTGGAACCAAAACGCTCGCGGTTCTGTCTTTGGTTTGACTCGTGGAACAACTAAAGAAGACTTTATCAAGGCAACTTTGCAATCTATCGCTTATCAAGTGCGTGATATTATCGATACGATGCAGGTAGATGCTCAAACAGCTATCCAAGTCTTGAAAGTAGATGGTGGTGCAGCTATGAACAACTTCCTCATGCAGTTCCAAGCTGACATTTTGGGAATCGATATCGCACGCGCCAAAAACTTGGAAACAACAGCTTTGGGGGCAGCCTTCTTAGCAGGTTTGTCAGTGGGCTATTGGAAAGACTTGGATGAGTTGAAACTCTTGAACGAGACAGGAGAGCTCTTCGAGCCATCTATGAACGAATCTCGAAAGGAACAACTCTACAAGGGCTGGAAGAAAGCTGTGAAAGCAACCCAAGTCTTTGCGGAAGTAGACGACTAA
- the glpO gene encoding type 1 glycerol-3-phosphate oxidase, translating into MEFSKKTRELSIQKMQERTLDLLIIGGGITGAGVALQAAASGLDTGLIEMQDFAEGTSSRSTKLVHGGLRYLKQFDVEVVSDTVSERAVVQQIAPHIPKPDPMLLPVYDEDGATFSLFRLKVAMDLYDLLAGVNNTPAANKVLSKEEVLERQPNLKKEGLVGGGVYLDFRNNDARLVIENIKRANQDGALIANHVKAEGFLFDESGKITGVVARDLLTDQVFEIKARLVINTTGPWSDKVRNLSNKGTQFSQMRPTKGVHLVVDSSKIKVSQPVYFDTGLGDGRMVFVLPRENKTYFGTTDTDYTGDLEHPKVTQEDVDYLLGIVNNRFPEANITIDDIESSWAGLRPLIAGNSASDYNGGNNGTISDESFNNLIATVESYLSKEKTREDVESAVSKLESSTSEKHLDPSAVSRGSSLDRDDNGLLTLAGGKITDYRKMAEGAMERVVDILKAEFDRSFKLINSKTYPVSGGELNPANVDSEIEAFAQLGVSRGLDSKEAHYLANLYGSNAPKVFALAHSLEQAPGLSLADTLSLHYAMRNELALSPVDFLLRRTNHMLFMRDSLDSIVEPVLDEMGRFYDWTEEEKATYRADVEAALANNDLAELKN; encoded by the coding sequence ATGGAATTTTCAAAGAAAACACGTGAATTATCAATTCAAAAAATGCAGGAACGTACCTTGGACCTCTTGATTATCGGTGGAGGAATTACAGGGGCTGGTGTAGCCTTGCAGGCAGCAGCTAGTGGTCTAGATACTGGTTTGATTGAAATGCAGGACTTCGCAGAAGGAACATCCAGTCGTTCAACAAAATTGGTTCACGGAGGACTACGTTACCTTAAGCAATTTGATGTAGAAGTAGTATCAGATACAGTTTCTGAACGTGCAGTGGTTCAACAAATCGCACCACACATTCCAAAACCGGACCCAATGCTCTTGCCAGTTTACGATGAAGATGGAGCAACCTTTAGCCTCTTCCGTCTTAAAGTAGCTATGGATTTGTACGACCTTTTGGCAGGAGTTAACAACACACCAGCTGCTAACAAGGTCTTGAGTAAGGAAGAAGTCTTGGAACGCCAGCCAAACTTGAAGAAAGAAGGTTTGGTAGGAGGTGGGGTTTACCTTGACTTCCGTAACAACGATGCACGTCTCGTGATTGAAAACATCAAACGTGCCAACCAAGACGGTGCCCTCATTGCCAACCACGTTAAAGCAGAAGGTTTCTTATTTGACGAAAGTGGCAAGATTACAGGTGTTGTAGCTCGTGATCTCTTGACAGACCAAGTCTTTGAAATCAAGGCCCGTCTGGTGATTAACACAACAGGTCCTTGGAGTGATAAGGTACGCAATTTGTCTAATAAGGGAACCCAATTCTCACAAATGCGTCCAACTAAGGGAGTTCACCTAGTCGTGGATTCAAGCAAGATCAAGGTTTCACAGCCAGTTTACTTTGACACAGGTTTGGGTGATGGCCGTATGGTCTTTGTTCTCCCACGTGAAAACAAGACTTACTTCGGTACAACTGACACAGACTACACAGGTGATTTGGAACATCCAAAAGTGACGCAGGAAGATGTAGATTACCTGCTTGGCATTGTCAACAACCGCTTCCCAGAAGCCAATATCACCATTGATGATATCGAAAGTAGCTGGGCAGGTCTTCGTCCATTGATCGCAGGCAATAGCGCTTCTGACTACAATGGAGGAAATAACGGAACCATCAGTGATGAAAGCTTTAACAACTTGATTGCGACTGTTGAATCTTATCTCTCTAAAGAAAAAACGCGTGAAGATGTTGAGTCTGCTGTCAGCAAGCTTGAAAGCAGTACCTCTGAGAAACATTTGGACCCATCTGCAGTTTCTCGTGGTTCGAGCTTGGATCGTGATGATAATGGTCTCTTGACCCTTGCTGGTGGTAAAATCACAGACTACCGTAAGATGGCTGAAGGAGCTATGGAGCGCGTGGTTGACATCCTCAAAGCAGAATTTGACCGTAGCTTTAAACTCATCAATTCTAAGACTTACCCTGTTTCAGGTGGGGAATTGAACCCAGCAAATGTGGACTCAGAAATCGAAGCCTTTGCGCAACTTGGAGTGTCACGTGGCTTGGATAGTAAGGAAGCCCACTATCTCGCAAATCTTTACGGTTCAAATGCACCGAAAGTCTTTGCTCTTGCTCACAGCTTAGAACAAGCGCCAGGACTCAGTTTGGCAGACACTTTGTCACTTCACTATGCAATGCGCAATGAGTTGGCTCTTAGCCCAGTTGACTTCCTTCTTCGTCGTACCAACCATATGCTCTTTATGCGTGATAGCTTGGATAGCATCGTTGAGCCAGTTTTGGATGAAATGGGACGATTCTATGACTGGACAGAAGAAGAAAAAGCAACTTACCGTGCTGATGTCGAAGCAGCTCTCGCTAACAACGATTTAGCAGAATTAAAAAATTAA
- a CDS encoding MIP/aquaporin family protein: MMNELFGEFLGTLILILLGNGVVAGVVLPKTKSNSSGWIVITMGWGIAVAVAVFVSGKLSPAHLNPAVTIGVALKGGLPWASVFPYILAQFAGAMLGQILVWLQFKPHYEAEENAGNILATFSTGPAIKDTVSNLISEILGTFVLVLTIFALGLYDFQAGIGTFAVGTLIVGIGLSLGGTTGYALNPARDLGPRIMHSILPIPNKGDGDWSYAWIPVVGPVIGAALAVLVFSLF, translated from the coding sequence ATGATGAATGAATTATTTGGAGAATTTTTGGGGACTTTAATCCTGATTCTTCTAGGAAATGGTGTTGTTGCAGGTGTGGTTCTTCCTAAAACCAAGAGCAACAGCTCAGGTTGGATAGTGATTACCATGGGTTGGGGGATTGCAGTTGCAGTTGCAGTATTTGTATCTGGCAAGCTCAGTCCAGCTCATTTAAACCCAGCTGTGACCATCGGTGTGGCCTTAAAAGGTGGTTTGCCTTGGGCTTCCGTTTTCCCTTATATCTTAGCCCAGTTTGCAGGGGCTATGCTGGGTCAGATTTTGGTTTGGTTGCAATTCAAGCCGCACTATGAGGCAGAAGAAAATGCAGGAAATATTTTGGCTACTTTCAGCACAGGACCAGCTATCAAAGATACTGTATCAAACTTGATTAGTGAAATCCTTGGAACCTTTGTTTTGGTGTTGACAATCTTTGCTTTGGGGCTTTACGATTTTCAGGCAGGTATCGGAACCTTTGCAGTGGGTACCTTGATTGTCGGTATCGGTCTTTCACTAGGTGGGACAACTGGTTATGCTTTGAACCCAGCTCGTGACCTTGGTCCTCGCATCATGCACAGCATCTTACCAATTCCAAACAAGGGAGACGGAGACTGGTCTTACGCTTGGATTCCAGTTGTTGGCCCTGTTATCGGTGCAGCCTTGGCTGTTCTTGTATTCTCACTTTTCTAA
- a CDS encoding teichoic acid D-Ala incorporation-associated protein DltX, whose amino-acid sequence MKQRKELYLFLGRTALYFLIFLGLLYFFSYLGQGQGSFIYNEF is encoded by the coding sequence ATGAAACAGAGAAAAGAATTGTACCTCTTTCTTGGTCGGACAGCCTTGTATTTTCTTATCTTTCTAGGGCTGCTTTACTTCTTTAGCTATCTTGGCCAGGGTCAAGGAAGCTTTATCTATAATGAATTTTAA
- the dltA gene encoding D-alanine--poly(phosphoribitol) ligase subunit DltA, whose protein sequence is MSNKPIVDMIETIEHFAQTQPSYPVYNVLGQEHTYGDLKADSDSLAAAIDQLDLPEKSPVVVFGGQEYEMLATFVALTKSGHAYIPIDSHSALERVSAILEVAEPSLIIAISDFPLEQVSTPMMTLAQVQEAFAQGNNYEITHPVKGDDNYYIIFTSGTTGKPKGVQISHDNLLSFTNWMITDKEFATPSRPQMLAQPPYSFDLSVMYWAPTLALGGTLFALPSAITQDFKQLFATIFSLPIAIWTSTPSFADMAMLSEDFNSEKMPGITHFYFDGEELTVKTAQKLRERFPNARIINAYGPTEATVALSAVAVTDEMLETLKRLPIGYTKADSPTFIIDEEGNKLPNGEQGEIIVSGPAVSKGYMNNPEKTAEAFFEFEGLPAYHTGDVGTMTDEGLLLYGGRMDFQIKFNGYRIELEDVSQNLNKSRFIESAVAVPRYNKDHKVQNLLAYVILKDGVREQFERDIDITKAIKEDLTDIMMSYMMPSKFLYRDSLPLTPNGKIDIKGLINEVNQR, encoded by the coding sequence GTGTCAAATAAACCAATAGTAGATATGATTGAAACCATTGAGCATTTTGCTCAGACACAGCCTAGCTATCCTGTTTACAATGTTTTGGGACAGGAACATACTTATGGAGATTTAAAGGCTGATTCGGATAGTTTGGCTGCAGCCATTGATCAACTGGATTTGCCAGAGAAGTCTCCTGTGGTCGTTTTTGGTGGCCAAGAATATGAAATGTTGGCAACCTTTGTAGCGCTGACTAAGTCAGGTCACGCCTACATTCCCATTGACAGTCATTCAGCCTTGGAGCGAGTTTCAGCTATTTTAGAAGTAGCGGAGCCAAGTTTGATTATTGCCATCTCAGACTTTCCATTGGAGCAGGTTTCTACACCGATGATGACTCTAGCTCAGGTTCAAGAAGCCTTTGCTCAGGGGAATAACTATGAGATCACGCATCCAGTCAAGGGAGATGATAATTACTACATTATCTTTACTTCTGGTACGACTGGTAAGCCAAAGGGAGTGCAGATTTCACATGATAATCTCCTCAGCTTTACCAACTGGATGATTACGGACAAGGAATTTGCGACGCCAAGTCGTCCGCAAATGCTGGCTCAGCCACCTTATTCTTTTGACCTGTCTGTCATGTATTGGGCACCGACCTTGGCACTGGGTGGTACACTTTTTGCCCTTCCTTCAGCTATTACTCAGGACTTTAAGCAACTCTTTGCGACCATCTTTTCATTGCCAATCGCTATCTGGACATCAACGCCTTCTTTTGCGGATATGGCCATGTTGTCAGAAGACTTTAATAGTGAGAAAATGCCTGGAATCACGCATTTCTACTTTGATGGTGAAGAATTGACGGTCAAAACGGCTCAAAAACTGCGCGAACGTTTCCCAAATGCTCGAATTATCAATGCCTACGGCCCAACAGAAGCGACAGTGGCTCTGTCAGCAGTTGCCGTGACAGACGAGATGCTAGAGACTCTCAAACGCCTCCCAATTGGCTATACCAAGGCTGATTCTCCAACCTTTATCATTGACGAGGAAGGCAATAAATTGCCAAATGGCGAACAGGGAGAAATCATTGTTTCTGGACCAGCCGTTTCAAAAGGTTATATGAACAATCCTGAAAAAACAGCAGAAGCCTTCTTTGAGTTTGAAGGTCTACCAGCCTACCATACAGGCGATGTGGGAACTATGACAGATGAGGGCTTGCTTCTCTACGGCGGACGCATGGACTTCCAGATCAAGTTCAACGGTTACCGCATTGAGTTAGAAGATGTTTCTCAAAATCTTAATAAGTCTCGCTTTATCGAGTCTGCTGTTGCTGTTCCACGTTATAACAAGGACCACAAGGTACAAAATCTGCTGGCCTATGTCATCTTAAAAGATGGTGTGCGTGAGCAGTTTGAGCGAGATATTGATATTACCAAGGCTATCAAGGAAGATTTAACAGATATCATGATGTCCTACATGATGCCGTCTAAATTCCTTTACCGAGACAGTTTGCCACTGACTCCAAATGGAAAAATTGATATCAAAGGATTGATTAACGAGGTGAATCAGAGATGA
- the dltB gene encoding D-alanyl-lipoteichoic acid biosynthesis protein DltB: MMEFFQQLPHLEPYGNPQYFVYVIAATLPIFIGLFFKKRFAWYEVLVSLFFIVTMLVGGKTNQLAALGIYLCWEILLLLFYKHYRKSKDDKWVFYLVSFLSLLPIIFVKVQPAINGTQSLLGFLGISYLTFRSVGIIIELRDGVIKDFTLWEFLRFLLFMPTFSSGPIDRFKRFNENYQTIPERDELMDMLDESVRYIMWGFLYKFILAHVLGETLLPPLKNLALQSGGFFNLYALVVMYTFGLELFFDFAGYSMFALAISNLMGIRSPINFNKPFLSRDLKEFWNRWHMSLSFWFRDFVFMRMVMVLTRKKVFKNRNVTSSVAYIVNMLIMGFWHGVTWYYIAYGLFHGIGLVVNDAWVRKKKTLNKERKKAGKSALPENRWIQLLGMVVTFHVVMLSFLIFSGFLNDLWFKK; the protein is encoded by the coding sequence ATGATGGAGTTCTTTCAACAGCTTCCTCATTTAGAGCCATACGGCAATCCTCAGTATTTTGTCTATGTGATTGCTGCAACCTTGCCTATCTTTATCGGTCTCTTTTTCAAGAAACGCTTTGCCTGGTATGAAGTGCTGGTTAGTCTTTTCTTTATCGTCACCATGTTGGTAGGTGGGAAGACCAATCAATTGGCTGCCTTGGGTATTTACCTTTGCTGGGAGATATTGCTCCTGCTTTTCTACAAGCACTATCGAAAAAGTAAGGATGACAAGTGGGTTTTCTACCTAGTTAGTTTTCTGTCCCTTCTCCCGATTATCTTTGTCAAGGTGCAGCCGGCTATCAATGGAACGCAGTCTTTGCTTGGATTTTTGGGAATTTCTTACCTGACTTTTCGTTCGGTTGGGATTATCATCGAGCTGAGAGATGGGGTGATTAAAGATTTTACCCTCTGGGAATTTCTCCGTTTCCTTCTCTTCATGCCGACTTTTTCAAGTGGCCCAATCGATCGCTTTAAGCGGTTTAATGAAAATTATCAGACCATTCCTGAGCGAGATGAGTTGATGGATATGCTGGATGAATCTGTTCGCTATATCATGTGGGGCTTTTTGTATAAGTTTATCCTAGCTCATGTTTTAGGAGAGACCTTGTTGCCTCCTCTGAAGAATCTAGCCCTGCAGTCAGGTGGTTTCTTTAATCTCTATGCTTTAGTGGTCATGTATACCTTTGGTCTTGAGCTCTTCTTTGACTTTGCAGGTTACTCTATGTTCGCCTTAGCCATCTCAAACTTGATGGGAATCCGTAGCCCCATCAACTTTAACAAGCCCTTTTTATCAAGGGATTTGAAGGAATTTTGGAATCGTTGGCATATGAGTCTTTCTTTCTGGTTCCGTGACTTTGTCTTTATGCGAATGGTGATGGTGTTGACCAGAAAGAAGGTCTTTAAGAATCGTAATGTAACCTCAAGTGTGGCCTACATTGTAAATATGCTGATTATGGGATTTTGGCATGGAGTGACCTGGTACTATATCGCCTATGGACTCTTTCATGGGATTGGGCTGGTCGTCAATGACGCTTGGGTTCGTAAGAAAAAAACACTCAATAAGGAACGGAAAAAAGCAGGGAAGTCTGCTTTACCTGAGAATCGCTGGATTCAGTTGCTTGGCATGGTTGTCACCTTCCATGTCGTCATGCTGTCATTCTTAATCTTTTCTGGATTCTTGAATGATCTATGGTTTAAAAAATAA
- the dltC gene encoding D-alanine--poly(phosphoribitol) ligase subunit DltC, with translation MDIKSEVIEIIDELFMEDVSDMMDEDLFDAGVLDSMGTVELIVEIENRFDIRVPVTEFGRDDWNTANKIIAGIVELQNA, from the coding sequence ATGGATATCAAATCAGAAGTTATCGAAATTATTGATGAGTTGTTTATGGAAGATGTTTCTGACATGATGGATGAAGATCTTTTTGATGCAGGTGTCTTGGATAGTATGGGAACGGTTGAGTTGATTGTGGAGATTGAAAACCGCTTTGACATTCGTGTTCCTGTTACAGAGTTTGGTCGCGACGACTGGAATACAGCTAATAAAATCATAGCTGGTATTGTGGAGCTACAAAATGCTTAA